A genomic segment from Streptosporangium roseum DSM 43021 encodes:
- a CDS encoding Zn-ribbon domain-containing OB-fold protein: MTDRDSAEWWERAARHEFVVQRCDSCGTLRFPARAYCHRCRTGRWHWQPIGPTGRVESWIVSHQPFLAGVTEPYVVVMVRLADAPECVMYGNWDRREPPVAGQAVQAVFTVVDEELSLINWRPLE; this comes from the coding sequence GTGACCGATCGCGACTCGGCGGAATGGTGGGAGCGGGCCGCCCGGCACGAGTTCGTCGTCCAGCGCTGCGACTCCTGCGGCACGCTGCGGTTCCCGGCCCGCGCCTACTGCCACCGCTGCAGGACCGGCCGGTGGCACTGGCAGCCGATCGGCCCCACCGGCCGCGTCGAGAGCTGGATCGTCAGCCACCAGCCCTTTCTCGCCGGGGTGACCGAGCCCTACGTCGTGGTGATGGTACGGCTGGCGGACGCGCCCGAATGCGTGATGTACGGCAACTGGGACCGGCGGGAGCCGCCGGTCGCGGGCCAGGCCGTCCAGGCGGTCTTCACCGTCGTCGACGAGGAGCTCTCCCTGATCAACTGGCGGCCGCTGGAGTGA
- a CDS encoding flavin reductase family protein, with protein MSTHAARLLEPDGHLRVTRDGHGIISNGVAMHSGLPQGLSDGSENHVQAVDGKWFRSVLGHFATGVVAITAVDPDSGEPCGLAANSFTSVSLDPPLVAFCVAHTSTSWPRLRAAKSQTVNVLAEHQEPVCAALASRGGDKFAGLHWTESPGGNPVIHEALAWIDCSIEAEHPAGDHVIVVARVHQLGVHGDGGPLLFFRGGYGRFQA; from the coding sequence ATGAGCACCCATGCGGCCCGGCTGCTGGAGCCGGACGGCCACCTGCGCGTCACCCGCGACGGGCACGGCATCATCTCCAACGGAGTCGCCATGCACAGTGGCCTTCCCCAGGGCCTGTCCGACGGATCCGAGAACCACGTCCAGGCCGTGGACGGCAAGTGGTTCCGCTCCGTGCTCGGCCACTTCGCCACCGGCGTCGTCGCCATCACCGCCGTCGACCCCGACAGCGGCGAGCCGTGCGGCCTGGCCGCCAACTCCTTCACCTCGGTCTCGCTGGACCCGCCCCTGGTGGCCTTCTGCGTGGCGCACACCAGCACGAGCTGGCCGCGCCTGCGCGCCGCCAAGTCCCAGACCGTCAACGTGCTCGCCGAACACCAGGAGCCGGTCTGCGCCGCGCTCGCGAGCAGGGGCGGCGACAAGTTCGCCGGCCTGCACTGGACCGAGTCCCCCGGCGGCAACCCGGTGATCCACGAGGCGCTGGCCTGGATCGACTGCTCGATCGAGGCGGAGCATCCGGCGGGCGACCACGTCATCGTCGTCGCACGGGTCCACCAGCTCGGCGTCCACGGCGACGGCGGCCCGCTGCTGTTCTTCCGGGGCGGCTACGGCCGGTTCCAGGCATGA
- a CDS encoding thiolase C-terminal domain-containing protein, translating into MGGFRDRTAVAGVGYTRLSKNSGVSTLTLACEAVLAALEDAGLTADDVDGIATHRVGDSAAPSVVGPALGIHRPSWYLDQFGGGSVSHAVVGQAALAVAAGMAETVVCYRAINARSEFRMGGTGRGLPAGPEVQYQAPYGYFAPPQQYAMFARAHMERYGTRPEHFGRLAVTQRANAVKNPRALMRTPITLDDYFDSRWIAEPFRLLDCCLETDGACALVITRADRARDLRRPPVLISAAAWGGGDSFMSGGGADTTVTGAAELAPRLYRQAGVGPAEIDVAEIYDCFTYSVIVQLEDYGFCAKGEGGPYVASGATEPGGELPVNTHGGFLSEGYVHGVNHIAEAVSQLRGDAGDRQVDGAEVALSTAQPGYILPATSALILRKG; encoded by the coding sequence GTGGGCGGTTTCCGGGACCGTACGGCTGTCGCGGGGGTCGGATACACGCGGCTGTCCAAGAACTCCGGAGTCAGCACGCTGACCCTGGCCTGCGAGGCCGTCCTGGCCGCCCTGGAGGACGCCGGCCTGACCGCCGACGACGTGGACGGCATCGCCACCCACCGGGTCGGCGACTCCGCCGCCCCCTCGGTGGTCGGCCCCGCGCTCGGCATCCACCGGCCGAGCTGGTACCTGGACCAGTTCGGCGGCGGCAGCGTCTCCCACGCGGTGGTCGGGCAGGCCGCGCTCGCGGTCGCGGCGGGGATGGCCGAGACGGTCGTCTGCTACCGGGCGATCAACGCGCGCTCGGAGTTCCGGATGGGCGGGACGGGCCGGGGACTGCCGGCCGGCCCGGAGGTGCAGTACCAGGCGCCGTACGGATACTTCGCGCCGCCGCAGCAGTACGCGATGTTCGCCCGCGCCCACATGGAGAGGTACGGCACGCGGCCCGAGCACTTCGGCCGGCTCGCGGTCACGCAGCGGGCCAACGCGGTGAAGAACCCCCGCGCGCTCATGCGCACCCCGATCACCCTGGACGACTACTTCGACAGCCGGTGGATCGCGGAGCCGTTCCGGCTGCTCGACTGCTGCCTGGAGACCGACGGGGCCTGCGCGCTCGTCATCACCCGCGCGGACAGGGCCCGGGACCTGCGACGGCCGCCGGTGCTGATCTCCGCGGCGGCGTGGGGCGGCGGCGACTCCTTCATGTCCGGCGGCGGCGCGGACACCACGGTGACCGGAGCGGCCGAGCTGGCCCCCCGCCTCTACCGGCAGGCGGGCGTCGGCCCCGCCGAGATCGACGTGGCCGAGATCTACGACTGCTTCACCTACTCGGTGATCGTGCAGCTGGAGGACTACGGGTTCTGCGCCAAGGGCGAGGGCGGGCCGTACGTCGCCTCCGGCGCCACCGAGCCCGGCGGCGAGCTGCCGGTCAACACGCACGGCGGGTTCCTCTCCGAGGGATACGTGCACGGCGTCAACCACATCGCCGAGGCCGTCTCGCAACTGCGCGGCGACGCCGGTGACAGGCAGGTGGACGGCGCCGAGGTGGCGCTGTCCACCGCCCAGCCCGGCTACATCCTGCCTGCCACCTCGGCACTGATCCTCCGGAAGGGGTGA
- a CDS encoding acyl-CoA dehydrogenase family protein, translating to MTLREEIRSWLEEHLSGEFSGARGLGGPGREHEGHDIRLAWERRLGEAGWTCLGWPGEYGGRDATLEDQVAFHEEYARAAAPARVGHIGEGLIGPTIIDHGTEEQRRRFLPPIRRGEELWCQGYSEPGAGSDLAGVQTRARLQDGEWVITGQKVWTSLAHVADWCFVIARTEPGSQRHRGLSYLLVPMDQPGVEVRPIVQMTGTSEFNEVFFDGARTAAANVLGAPGEGWRVAMATLGYERGASTLGQQIGFQREYAKVAETARRTGAARDPVLRDRLVQSWLELQIMRLNALRTMTSLSAGEPGPEVSIGKLYWSEWHRRLGELAQAVQGREGLVADGPPYELNDLQRLYLFSRADTIYAGSSEIQRNIIAERTLGLPKG from the coding sequence ATGACCCTGCGCGAGGAGATCCGCTCCTGGCTGGAGGAGCACCTGAGCGGCGAGTTCTCCGGTGCCCGGGGGCTGGGCGGGCCGGGCCGCGAGCACGAAGGCCACGACATCCGCCTGGCCTGGGAGCGCCGGCTCGGCGAGGCCGGCTGGACGTGCCTGGGCTGGCCCGGGGAGTACGGCGGGCGGGACGCGACGCTGGAGGATCAGGTCGCCTTCCACGAGGAGTACGCCCGCGCGGCGGCTCCGGCCAGGGTCGGGCACATCGGCGAGGGGCTGATCGGGCCGACCATCATCGACCACGGCACCGAGGAGCAGCGGCGGCGCTTCCTGCCCCCCATCCGGCGGGGCGAGGAGCTCTGGTGCCAGGGCTACTCCGAGCCGGGCGCGGGCTCCGACCTGGCCGGCGTCCAGACCCGCGCGCGCCTCCAGGACGGCGAATGGGTGATCACCGGCCAGAAGGTGTGGACCTCGCTGGCCCACGTGGCCGACTGGTGCTTCGTGATCGCCCGGACCGAGCCCGGCTCGCAACGGCACCGGGGCCTGTCCTATCTCCTGGTCCCGATGGACCAGCCGGGCGTCGAGGTCCGGCCCATCGTCCAGATGACCGGCACCAGCGAGTTCAACGAGGTCTTCTTCGACGGCGCCCGCACCGCCGCCGCCAACGTCCTGGGCGCTCCCGGCGAGGGCTGGCGGGTCGCCATGGCCACCCTCGGCTACGAGCGCGGCGCCTCCACCCTCGGCCAGCAGATCGGCTTCCAGCGGGAGTACGCCAAGGTCGCGGAGACCGCGAGGCGGACCGGGGCGGCCCGGGACCCTGTGCTGCGCGACCGGCTGGTCCAGTCGTGGCTGGAGCTGCAGATCATGCGGCTGAACGCGCTGCGCACCATGACCTCGCTGTCGGCCGGCGAACCAGGTCCCGAGGTGTCGATCGGCAAGCTCTACTGGTCGGAGTGGCACCGGCGGCTGGGCGAGCTGGCCCAGGCCGTCCAGGGCCGCGAGGGCCTGGTCGCCGACGGCCCGCCGTACGAGCTGAACGACCTGCAGCGGCTCTACCTGTTCAGCCGCGCCGACACCATCTACGCCGGGTCCAGCGAGATCCAGCGCAACATCATCGCCGAACGCACCCTGGGCCT